In Novosphingobium resinovorum, the following are encoded in one genomic region:
- a CDS encoding phosphotransferase family protein translates to MHGTLDIRQRPEDHFLDAIRDRFPVEAEIDRTLSRKMRLRASGDVYAAHSLDSLIEGTASLIRANVGDDFTISDARWLTGGASKIQVAFELEWQDGSARRKAPMVLRMEPNESVVETSRKREFELLQALDGLVPVPPCFWVDPDGEHLPHPALIYGFAQGVTKPSDLPSQQVTGIGLNYGPKLRAPITAQFIEHMARFHRMGAELAPRLPSFDGVEVGSNASVIRLVNWWRRVWEEDRAHDEPLMTVAYDWLIANAPPIDHVSLVHGDCRAGNFLFTEHDARITAWLDWELALLGDRHQDLAWSMMDPYSHSNEEGTAQLINGMLPYDDYIAAYEKASGLTVDPARLAYYRVLCSYLSVSICLGTGYRVAKGAKTHQDIVVSWLAMISYPIMEQLRGTLKEVL, encoded by the coding sequence ATGCACGGCACTCTCGACATACGTCAGCGCCCCGAGGACCATTTCCTCGACGCCATCCGGGACCGGTTTCCGGTCGAGGCCGAGATCGACCGCACGCTGTCACGCAAGATGCGCCTGCGGGCGAGCGGCGACGTCTACGCCGCCCACTCGCTGGACAGCCTGATCGAAGGCACCGCCAGCCTCATCCGCGCCAACGTGGGCGACGATTTCACGATCTCCGACGCGCGCTGGCTGACCGGCGGGGCGTCGAAGATCCAGGTCGCCTTCGAACTCGAATGGCAGGACGGATCGGCGCGTCGCAAGGCGCCGATGGTCCTGCGCATGGAACCGAACGAGTCCGTGGTCGAGACCAGCCGCAAGCGCGAGTTCGAGCTGCTCCAGGCGCTCGACGGCCTGGTGCCGGTGCCGCCCTGCTTCTGGGTCGATCCGGATGGCGAACACCTGCCGCACCCCGCGCTGATCTACGGCTTCGCGCAAGGCGTGACCAAGCCTTCCGATCTGCCCTCGCAGCAGGTGACCGGCATCGGCCTCAACTATGGCCCTAAGCTGCGTGCGCCGATCACCGCGCAGTTCATCGAGCACATGGCGCGCTTTCACCGCATGGGCGCGGAACTCGCGCCCCGCCTGCCCAGCTTCGACGGCGTGGAGGTCGGCTCCAACGCCAGCGTCATCCGCCTCGTCAACTGGTGGCGGCGGGTGTGGGAGGAAGACCGCGCGCACGACGAACCGCTGATGACGGTCGCCTACGACTGGCTCATCGCCAATGCGCCACCGATCGACCACGTCTCGCTGGTCCATGGCGACTGCCGCGCCGGCAACTTTCTGTTCACCGAGCACGACGCACGGATCACCGCCTGGCTCGACTGGGAACTGGCGCTGCTGGGCGACCGCCATCAGGACCTCGCATGGTCGATGATGGACCCGTACAGCCATTCGAACGAGGAAGGCACCGCCCAGCTCATCAACGGCATGCTGCCTTACGACGACTACATCGCCGCCTACGAGAAGGCGTCGGGCCTGACGGTCGATCCGGCGCGGCTGGCCTATTACCGGGTGCTGTGCAGCTACCTGTCGGTCTCGATCTGCCTCGGCACCGGATACCGCGTGGCGAAAGGCGCCAAGACGCACCAGGACATCGTCGTCTCGTGGCTGGCGATGATCAGCTACCCGATCATGGAACAATTGCGCGGCACGCTGAAGGAGGTGCTCTGA
- a CDS encoding SDR family NAD(P)-dependent oxidoreductase produces MFDLTGKSIVITGAASGIGAATAQRLRKAGAQVLIGDITDCAESAAQWGCTFRHTDVSDADQFAALLDEAMERHGRLDVLVNNAASAGVHDMAEADAERAARYYRINALSVLVGMREAARRMERGGAIVNVASLSGARGTPGWGEYGMSKAAIISATQTAALEFGPLGIRVNAVSPGGVATPLSIAINGDALSRALEVLAPLGREGQPEDIAAAVHFLASDDAGYVTGQNWFVDGGWSVGTTVQTLGRILA; encoded by the coding sequence ATGTTTGACCTCACCGGAAAATCGATCGTCATCACCGGCGCTGCTTCAGGCATCGGCGCCGCCACGGCGCAGCGCCTGCGCAAGGCCGGCGCGCAAGTGCTGATCGGCGATATCACCGATTGCGCAGAAAGCGCGGCGCAGTGGGGCTGCACGTTCCGCCATACCGACGTATCGGACGCGGACCAGTTCGCCGCTCTGCTGGACGAGGCGATGGAGCGCCACGGAAGGCTCGACGTGCTGGTCAACAACGCCGCCTCGGCCGGTGTTCACGACATGGCCGAAGCCGATGCGGAGCGCGCCGCGCGCTATTACCGGATCAATGCGCTCAGCGTGCTCGTCGGCATGCGCGAGGCGGCGCGGCGGATGGAGCGGGGCGGCGCGATCGTCAACGTCGCCTCGCTGTCCGGCGCGCGGGGAACCCCGGGTTGGGGCGAGTACGGGATGAGCAAGGCGGCGATCATCTCCGCCACGCAGACCGCTGCGCTGGAGTTCGGGCCGCTGGGCATCCGGGTCAACGCGGTCAGCCCCGGCGGTGTCGCCACGCCGCTGTCCATCGCCATCAACGGTGATGCACTCAGCCGGGCGCTGGAAGTGCTGGCGCCGCTGGGCCGCGAAGGGCAGCCGGAGGATATCGCCGCCGCCGTGCATTTTCTCGCCAGCGACGATGCCGGCTATGTCACCGGGCAGAACTGGTTCGTCGATGGCGGCTGGAGCGTCGGCACCACCGTGCAGACGCTCGGCCGGATACTGGCTTGA
- a CDS encoding DUF7064 domain-containing protein translates to MAFDPAALARPAMAIDPVHDGRHALPDLPLMRESIPYCVVLPEHEIALFTYTWVDKDGMAGAAMGIWGRGLGRAPIAVRLPDRKVPDTMGFDDWRIDDFTMRQDLSFNRAEISWRSEEAEIAFTYEAFHPPYAYSTHKDGCPSYAADDRIEQSGRVSGTLRIGTRTIDFTGSGHRDHSWGRRDWDALHYYRWFQGQSGDAFSVHFWEFYALGRRQVRGYVYKDAVMAEIATLDVDWQGDSRLDQTAFQCDIVDELGRATRVEGDVFGVFPLPAAPNFVLNEGAARLTIDGNPGGGWMEMGWPISYLEHVRAAGVY, encoded by the coding sequence ATGGCATTCGATCCCGCAGCACTCGCCCGGCCGGCAATGGCCATCGACCCCGTGCATGATGGTCGGCACGCGCTGCCTGACTTGCCGTTGATGCGCGAATCCATCCCCTATTGTGTCGTCCTGCCCGAGCACGAGATCGCCTTGTTCACTTATACCTGGGTGGACAAGGACGGCATGGCGGGCGCGGCCATGGGCATCTGGGGCAGGGGCCTCGGCCGTGCGCCGATCGCGGTGCGCCTGCCCGACCGCAAGGTGCCCGATACCATGGGCTTCGACGACTGGCGGATCGACGACTTCACCATGCGCCAGGACCTCAGCTTCAACCGCGCGGAAATATCGTGGCGCAGCGAGGAGGCGGAGATCGCCTTCACGTACGAGGCGTTCCATCCGCCTTATGCCTACTCAACGCACAAGGACGGCTGCCCCTCCTACGCCGCCGACGACCGCATCGAGCAGAGCGGCCGCGTCTCCGGCACGTTGCGCATCGGGACACGGACCATCGACTTTACCGGCAGTGGCCACCGCGACCACAGCTGGGGGCGGCGCGACTGGGATGCGCTGCATTATTACCGCTGGTTTCAGGGCCAGTCGGGCGACGCCTTTTCGGTGCACTTCTGGGAGTTCTACGCCCTCGGTCGCCGTCAGGTGCGCGGCTACGTCTACAAGGACGCGGTCATGGCGGAGATCGCCACTCTCGACGTCGACTGGCAGGGCGACAGCCGCCTCGACCAGACCGCGTTCCAGTGCGACATCGTCGACGAACTGGGCCGCGCCACGCGGGTGGAGGGGGATGTCTTCGGGGTCTTCCCGCTCCCGGCCGCGCCGAACTTCGTGCTGAACGAAGGCGCGGCGCGGCTGACCATCGACGGCAATCCCGGCGGCGGCTGGATGGAGATGGGCTGGCCGATCTCCTACCTCGAACATGTGCGTGCGGCGGGCGTGTACTGA
- a CDS encoding nuclear transport factor 2 family protein, whose translation MSEFDKALSDRNVANAQKLMALFGHDMDAFWAMVSPNLHMELPFAGTVRLPTELHGEDALGMFRTAAEVFDVKFNSVEVTPLADPNRVLVEYRGYGEPGGTVYDQRYVGVHEYRDDTLVFYREYFDTGVVMNALGAYLPA comes from the coding sequence ATGAGCGAATTCGACAAGGCCCTGAGCGACCGCAACGTCGCCAATGCGCAGAAGCTGATGGCGCTGTTCGGGCATGACATGGATGCCTTCTGGGCGATGGTCTCGCCCAACCTGCATATGGAGCTGCCCTTCGCCGGGACGGTGCGCCTGCCCACCGAGCTGCATGGCGAGGATGCGCTGGGCATGTTCCGCACGGCGGCCGAAGTCTTCGACGTGAAGTTCAATTCGGTGGAAGTGACCCCGCTCGCCGATCCGAACCGCGTGCTGGTGGAGTATCGCGGCTACGGCGAGCCGGGCGGCACGGTCTACGACCAGCGCTATGTCGGCGTGCACGAATACCGCGACGATACGCTGGTGTTCTACCGCGAATACTTCGACACGGGCGTGGTGATGAACGCGCTGGGCGCCTACCTTCCGGCCTGA
- a CDS encoding aromatic ring-hydroxylating oxygenase subunit alpha — translation MNDQVADFRADRTNLTALAGLDTAPVSLEPYRSQDWFDAEVRQVFKRAWLCLGREERIAAPGDYFVQTLEFARAEVLATRTKDGRVRAFHNVCSHRSNKVVLEREGNASRFMCRYHNWTYRNDGELVGVPDQKNFFDFDRKSCGLTPVACDIWEGWIFINLQREPEVPLAEFLGAFGEIYRGIPYPNADRSILFESRLKANWKVIADAFAETYHIPAIHPETIGATFASNENPFARPISAQTWGPHRSVSTYGNPEYAPPPGSQVERLFYSNIATGNVLSAASLDDTEVFRRHPAINPTKSASWAVDVTWLFPNFQIDVSPGGFWTHHFWPVSQDETRWEARFYIPDAPDVWSRLQQEHYIARLGEILLEDVGNTERTQEGIASGAKDTMPLQDGEVMIRHSLHNLHKWIAAGTVAEALA, via the coding sequence ATGAACGATCAGGTCGCCGATTTCCGCGCGGACCGCACCAACCTGACCGCGCTGGCCGGGCTGGACACCGCGCCGGTCAGCCTCGAACCCTACCGCTCGCAGGACTGGTTCGATGCCGAAGTGCGGCAGGTGTTCAAGCGCGCATGGCTGTGCCTCGGCCGCGAGGAGCGGATCGCCGCGCCCGGCGACTACTTCGTCCAGACGCTCGAATTCGCACGCGCCGAAGTGCTCGCCACCCGCACGAAGGACGGGCGCGTCCGCGCCTTCCACAATGTCTGCTCGCACCGCTCCAACAAGGTCGTGCTGGAGCGCGAGGGCAATGCCTCGCGCTTCATGTGCCGCTACCACAACTGGACCTACCGCAACGACGGCGAGCTTGTCGGCGTGCCGGACCAGAAGAACTTCTTCGATTTCGATCGCAAGTCCTGTGGCCTCACCCCCGTGGCCTGCGACATCTGGGAAGGGTGGATCTTCATCAACCTCCAGCGCGAGCCGGAAGTGCCGCTGGCCGAATTCCTCGGCGCATTCGGGGAAATCTACCGGGGCATCCCCTACCCCAATGCCGACCGCTCGATCCTGTTCGAGTCCCGGCTGAAGGCGAACTGGAAGGTCATCGCCGACGCCTTCGCCGAGACCTACCACATCCCGGCGATCCATCCCGAGACGATCGGCGCCACGTTCGCCAGTAACGAGAACCCTTTCGCCCGGCCGATCAGCGCGCAGACCTGGGGGCCGCACCGCTCGGTATCGACTTACGGCAACCCCGAATACGCGCCGCCGCCCGGATCGCAGGTGGAGCGCCTGTTCTACAGCAACATCGCTACCGGCAACGTGCTTTCGGCCGCCAGCCTCGACGATACCGAAGTGTTCCGGCGGCATCCGGCGATCAACCCGACCAAGTCGGCGAGCTGGGCGGTGGACGTGACCTGGCTGTTTCCGAATTTCCAGATCGACGTCTCCCCCGGCGGGTTCTGGACGCATCACTTCTGGCCGGTCAGCCAGGACGAGACGCGCTGGGAGGCCCGCTTCTACATCCCCGATGCGCCCGACGTGTGGAGCCGCCTGCAGCAGGAGCACTACATCGCGCGGCTGGGCGAGATCCTGCTCGAAGACGTCGGCAATACCGAGCGCACGCAGGAAGGCATCGCTTCGGGCGCGAAGGATACGATGCCGCTGCAGGACGGCGAAGTGATGATCCGCCACTCGCTGCACAACCTGCACAAATGGATCGCGGCCGGGACCGTGGCCGAAGCACTCGCCTGA
- a CDS encoding SDR family NAD(P)-dependent oxidoreductase, with amino-acid sequence MLNGKAILITGAASGIGRRCAEVFAANGARVLVTDLSAEAGAEVVEGIRNAGGEAAFQPCNVTDEASVAAAVDKAVSLYGRLDGAMNNAGIEMRNKPVHELTAEDIAAVLGVDLVGVFYCLKHQFRVMKDSGGGAIVNTASSSGIRGQINASDYVAAKHGVVGLTKAVACDGGPLGIRVNALCPGLIMTPMAKDRLMQDPVFSEALEGLRQRHVIGRFGEMDEIANAAMFLLSDMSSFMTGSPMIVDGGYAI; translated from the coding sequence ATGCTGAACGGCAAGGCCATCCTCATCACCGGCGCGGCATCGGGCATAGGCCGCCGCTGCGCCGAAGTCTTCGCGGCGAACGGCGCGCGCGTGCTTGTCACCGACCTCAGCGCCGAAGCGGGCGCCGAGGTCGTCGAAGGCATCCGCAACGCGGGCGGCGAGGCCGCGTTCCAGCCCTGCAACGTCACCGACGAGGCCAGCGTGGCGGCCGCCGTGGACAAGGCGGTTTCGCTTTACGGCCGGCTCGACGGGGCGATGAACAACGCCGGGATCGAAATGCGCAACAAGCCGGTCCACGAACTGACCGCAGAAGATATCGCGGCGGTGCTGGGCGTCGATCTGGTCGGCGTGTTCTACTGCCTCAAGCACCAGTTCCGGGTGATGAAGGACAGCGGCGGCGGGGCGATCGTCAACACCGCATCCTCCTCGGGCATTCGCGGGCAGATCAACGCTTCCGACTATGTGGCGGCCAAGCACGGCGTCGTCGGGCTGACCAAGGCGGTCGCCTGCGACGGCGGGCCGCTCGGCATCCGGGTGAACGCGCTGTGCCCCGGCCTCATCATGACGCCGATGGCCAAGGACCGGCTGATGCAGGATCCGGTGTTCTCCGAGGCGCTCGAAGGACTGCGCCAGCGCCACGTCATCGGCCGCTTCGGCGAGATGGACGAGATCGCCAATGCAGCGATGTTCCTGCTGTCCGACATGTCCTCGTTCATGACCGGATCGCCGATGATCGTCGACGGCGGCTACGCCATCTGA
- a CDS encoding SDR family NAD(P)-dependent oxidoreductase codes for MPTGRLSGKIALITGAGSGIGAAHARLFASEGAQVVATDIRLDAARSVVTQIVESGGAAIAIEHDVASESSWQTAIDAALAAYGGLTTLVNNAGLNHMFGVEDETLEGWNRIVSIDQTGTFLGMRAAMPHLRASGNGAIVNISSVLAMMSTVTCFSFHGAKAAIRGMSKAAAQEYAGRGVRENSIYPGMIDTPQLATMLPEEREMIRTSIPMKRIGNPDEIARSSLFLCSDDASYVTGAELIVDGGLFPG; via the coding sequence ATGCCCACCGGCCGACTTTCCGGAAAAATCGCGCTCATAACTGGCGCAGGCAGCGGAATCGGCGCGGCGCACGCCCGCCTGTTCGCCAGCGAAGGTGCGCAAGTCGTCGCAACCGACATCCGCCTCGACGCTGCCCGCTCCGTGGTGACGCAGATCGTCGAATCCGGCGGCGCGGCCATCGCCATCGAGCATGACGTCGCCAGCGAAAGCTCCTGGCAGACTGCCATCGACGCGGCGCTGGCCGCTTATGGGGGACTGACCACGCTGGTCAACAACGCGGGCCTCAACCACATGTTCGGGGTGGAGGACGAGACGCTGGAGGGCTGGAACCGCATCGTCTCGATCGACCAGACCGGCACGTTCCTGGGCATGCGCGCGGCGATGCCGCATCTGCGGGCGAGCGGCAACGGCGCGATCGTCAACATCTCCTCGGTACTGGCGATGATGTCGACGGTGACGTGCTTCTCGTTCCACGGCGCCAAGGCGGCGATCCGGGGCATGAGCAAGGCCGCCGCGCAGGAATATGCAGGCCGCGGCGTGCGGGAGAACTCGATCTACCCCGGCATGATCGACACGCCGCAACTCGCGACGATGCTGCCCGAGGAGCGCGAGATGATCCGCACCTCGATCCCGATGAAGCGCATCGGCAACCCGGACGAGATCGCCCGTAGTTCGCTGTTCCTGTGCTCCGACGACGCATCCTACGTCACCGGCGCGGAACTGATCGTCGACGGCGGGCTGTTCCCGGGATGA
- a CDS encoding DUF7064 domain-containing protein, whose amino-acid sequence MTVEKSPEDYWQANDHPRWNQSVYFNFYDPAQRIGCFIRVGILENLGETNSWFVFFRDGKPLFNRTNMNLPYAATRLGLGDGLEVAGMRLRSIEPLSKAHITFDERDFKVDLTWDAILPMQDAIHLSDAGAEDAFAKEIAHIHMEGTCRVTGTITLADGETIAIDGKGFRDIAVGPRNWDFLRHYRLAWPIFDNGLSIVSTHGISTNGDDAYIKMVGKGGKWIGVTAIEDRNIYEADGMTLKGMDWRVTDADGDVHAFTARRLYCWTFPLDTFALTEHMMEYTLADGTKGYGLGECGFRFPWAGNGED is encoded by the coding sequence TTGACCGTCGAGAAGAGTCCCGAGGACTACTGGCAGGCCAACGATCACCCGCGCTGGAACCAGAGCGTCTACTTCAACTTCTACGATCCGGCGCAGCGCATCGGCTGCTTCATCCGCGTCGGCATCCTCGAGAATCTGGGCGAGACGAACAGCTGGTTCGTGTTCTTCCGGGACGGCAAGCCGCTGTTCAACCGCACCAACATGAACTTGCCCTACGCCGCCACCCGGCTGGGGCTGGGAGACGGGCTGGAAGTCGCCGGGATGCGGCTGCGCTCGATCGAGCCGCTGTCGAAGGCGCACATCACTTTCGATGAACGGGACTTCAAGGTCGATCTGACCTGGGACGCGATCCTGCCGATGCAGGATGCGATCCACCTCAGCGATGCCGGGGCGGAGGACGCTTTCGCCAAGGAGATCGCCCATATCCACATGGAGGGCACCTGCCGCGTCACCGGCACGATCACGCTGGCAGACGGCGAGACGATCGCGATCGACGGCAAGGGCTTCCGCGATATCGCCGTGGGCCCGCGCAACTGGGACTTCCTGCGCCATTACCGCCTTGCCTGGCCGATCTTCGATAACGGTCTGTCGATCGTCTCGACACACGGCATCTCCACCAACGGCGACGACGCCTACATCAAGATGGTGGGCAAGGGCGGCAAGTGGATCGGCGTGACCGCGATCGAGGATCGCAACATCTACGAAGCCGACGGCATGACGCTGAAGGGCATGGATTGGCGCGTCACCGATGCGGACGGAGATGTTCACGCCTTCACCGCGCGGCGGCTCTACTGCTGGACCTTCCCGCTCGATACTTTCGCGCTGACCGAGCACATGATGGAATATACCCTTGCCGACGGCACCAAGGGGTATGGCCTTGGCGAATGCGGTTTCCGCTTCCCCTGGGCGGGTAACGGAGAAGACTGA
- a CDS encoding EthD domain-containing protein, with protein sequence MIKMVVEVWKKPEMTDEQFARRWLVEHGALVRANAKAMGFVRYVQSHKRVSPEIDAFAQGRGWKRPPDGLTEVWWESEEAMQAALSSPEGIEASGVLQADEEQFIDAPRISAFLADEETIFDYTVA encoded by the coding sequence ATGATTAAGATGGTCGTTGAAGTCTGGAAGAAGCCGGAAATGACAGACGAGCAGTTCGCCCGCCGCTGGCTGGTGGAACACGGCGCGCTGGTGCGTGCCAATGCGAAGGCGATGGGCTTCGTGCGCTATGTGCAGAGCCACAAGCGCGTCTCGCCCGAGATCGACGCCTTTGCGCAAGGGCGCGGCTGGAAGCGCCCGCCCGACGGCCTCACCGAAGTATGGTGGGAAAGCGAGGAAGCCATGCAGGCCGCGCTTTCCTCGCCCGAGGGCATCGAGGCCAGCGGGGTGCTGCAGGCGGACGAGGAACAGTTCATCGACGCCCCCCGCATCAGCGCTTTCCTCGCGGACGAGGAAACCATCTTCGACTACACTGTCGCATAG
- a CDS encoding zinc-dependent alcohol dehydrogenase family protein — MTENRRYVITPGQGIAGLRQERAPMPRPGRGQVLLRMRAFSLNFRDLLMIDGHYPGGAPDAIVPLSDGAGEVVELGEGCSRFAVGDRVCPIFMQSWIGGDMTDADGASALGGAIDGVLAEYVVVGEAGLVAVPGYMDFAQAATLPCAAVTTWNALYGREPITPGSTVMALGTGGVAIWTLQLAKAAGARVVITSSSDAKLERATAMGADHVVNYAATPEWGAAARAFTGGRGIDKIVDSAGPGTMPQSLAALRRGGEIAMVGVIAPGTIDPLAILVGGALVRGVMVGSRRHFEDLGRALEAHRIEPLIDRSFTFDEAAEAYEHLRAAQHMGKVVIEMT, encoded by the coding sequence ATGACCGAAAACCGACGCTACGTCATCACGCCGGGACAGGGCATCGCCGGACTGCGGCAGGAGCGCGCGCCCATGCCGCGCCCCGGTCGCGGGCAGGTGCTGCTGCGCATGCGTGCCTTCTCGCTCAATTTCCGCGATCTGCTGATGATCGACGGGCATTATCCGGGCGGTGCGCCCGACGCGATCGTGCCGCTTTCCGATGGCGCGGGCGAGGTCGTCGAACTGGGTGAAGGCTGCTCGCGCTTCGCGGTGGGGGACCGGGTCTGCCCGATCTTCATGCAGAGCTGGATTGGCGGCGACATGACCGACGCGGACGGTGCGTCCGCGCTGGGCGGTGCGATCGACGGTGTGCTCGCCGAATATGTCGTGGTCGGTGAGGCCGGCCTGGTGGCGGTCCCCGGCTACATGGACTTCGCGCAGGCGGCCACGCTGCCTTGCGCCGCCGTCACCACCTGGAACGCGCTCTACGGCCGCGAGCCGATCACGCCCGGCTCTACGGTGATGGCGCTTGGCACGGGCGGTGTCGCGATCTGGACGCTGCAACTGGCCAAGGCCGCCGGGGCGCGCGTCGTCATCACCTCGTCCAGCGACGCCAAGCTGGAACGGGCCACGGCGATGGGCGCGGACCATGTCGTCAACTACGCCGCGACGCCCGAATGGGGCGCCGCCGCCCGCGCCTTCACGGGCGGACGCGGGATCGACAAGATCGTCGACAGCGCCGGGCCGGGCACGATGCCGCAATCGCTCGCGGCGCTGCGGCGCGGAGGAGAGATCGCCATGGTCGGCGTCATCGCCCCCGGTACGATCGACCCGCTGGCGATCCTCGTCGGCGGGGCGCTGGTGCGCGGCGTCATGGTCGGTTCGCGCCGCCATTTCGAAGACCTCGGCCGCGCGCTGGAAGCGCACCGGATCGAACCGCTGATCGACCGCAGCTTCACCTTCGACGAGGCGGCAGAGGCTTACGAACACCTGCGCGCGGCGCAGCACATGGGCAAAGTCGTCATCGAGATGACCTGA
- a CDS encoding FAD-dependent monooxygenase: MTQIEVPVLIAGGGPVGMTLALNLARYGIRSLLLERNPATTRHPKMDLTNGRSMELFHRLGLDEALRDAGVPRANGFDILWITSMVGHDLYRFPYPSADEKTRIIREENDGSHGAQAPLRVSQIQIEPVLKRAIDANPLIDVRFGTRFERIVENGADGVTAEIVDSQSGETSTVKCRFLAGCDGGGSRVRRGLGIALEGEENVAGAYMVHFRTDDRELLQRWGPIYHLQSGLGTIIAQNDHDIYTLQAWLLPGMNPDEMTAEGVLEAWVGKAFDYEILQANPWHAHFVVAEKYRDASTLLAGDSAHQFIPTGGYGMNSGIADAAALSWVLAANLQGWGGDGLLDAYDAERRPTAWWHLEASRRHMGVRQQITMIYMEAGDLEGEGPEADARRADVAAKIAALGNAENESWGVEYGYRYDQSPVVAGEGEAPAIDPLTYVPSTWPGARLPHVFLEDGTALFDRLGLFFTLVVLGDADTAPLEDAAKAQGVPLDVLRLDRPDLRAIYERGLILVRPDQHVAWRGDALPDDCAGLLRRVCGR, from the coding sequence ATGACGCAGATCGAAGTGCCGGTGCTGATCGCCGGAGGCGGGCCGGTCGGCATGACGCTGGCCCTGAACCTTGCCCGCTACGGCATTCGCTCCCTGCTGCTGGAGCGGAACCCGGCGACCACGCGCCATCCCAAGATGGACCTGACCAATGGCCGCAGCATGGAGCTGTTCCACCGTCTCGGCCTGGACGAGGCGCTGCGCGACGCGGGCGTGCCGCGTGCGAACGGCTTCGACATCCTGTGGATCACCTCGATGGTCGGACACGACCTGTACCGGTTTCCCTACCCCTCCGCCGACGAGAAGACCCGCATCATCCGCGAGGAGAACGACGGCAGCCACGGCGCGCAGGCGCCCTTGCGGGTCAGCCAGATCCAGATCGAGCCGGTGCTGAAACGGGCGATCGACGCCAATCCGCTGATCGACGTGCGCTTCGGCACCCGCTTCGAGCGGATCGTCGAGAATGGCGCCGATGGCGTCACCGCCGAGATCGTCGATTCGCAGAGCGGCGAAACTAGCACCGTGAAGTGCCGCTTCCTTGCGGGCTGCGACGGCGGGGGCAGCCGCGTGCGCCGGGGTCTCGGCATTGCGCTGGAGGGCGAGGAGAACGTCGCCGGGGCCTACATGGTCCACTTCCGCACCGACGACCGCGAACTGCTGCAGCGCTGGGGGCCGATCTATCATCTGCAGTCCGGGCTCGGCACGATCATCGCCCAGAACGACCACGACATCTACACGCTGCAGGCATGGCTGCTGCCCGGCATGAACCCGGACGAGATGACCGCCGAGGGCGTGCTCGAAGCCTGGGTCGGCAAGGCGTTCGATTACGAGATACTGCAGGCCAATCCGTGGCATGCGCATTTCGTGGTCGCCGAGAAGTACCGGGACGCCAGCACGCTGCTGGCGGGCGATAGCGCGCACCAGTTCATCCCGACCGGCGGCTACGGCATGAATTCGGGCATCGCCGACGCCGCCGCGCTGTCGTGGGTGCTGGCCGCGAACCTGCAGGGCTGGGGCGGCGACGGGCTGCTCGATGCCTACGATGCGGAGCGGCGGCCGACCGCGTGGTGGCATCTCGAAGCCTCGCGCCGGCACATGGGCGTGCGCCAGCAGATCACGATGATCTACATGGAGGCGGGCGACCTCGAGGGTGAAGGCCCCGAAGCCGACGCCCGCCGCGCCGATGTCGCCGCGAAGATCGCCGCGCTCGGCAATGCCGAGAACGAGAGCTGGGGCGTGGAGTACGGCTATCGTTACGACCAGTCGCCGGTCGTGGCGGGCGAGGGGGAGGCCCCGGCGATAGACCCGCTGACCTATGTGCCGAGCACCTGGCCCGGCGCACGCCTGCCGCATGTGTTCCTTGAGGACGGGACGGCGCTGTTCGACCGGCTCGGGCTGTTCTTCACACTCGTCGTGCTCGGCGATGCGGACACCGCGCCGCTGGAGGATGCGGCGAAGGCACAGGGTGTTCCGCTCGACGTGCTGCGGCTCGATCGCCCGGACCTGCGCGCGATCTACGAACGCGGCCTGATCCTGGTGCGGCCCGACCAGCACGTCGCCTGGCGCGGCGATGCCTTGCCGGACGACTGCGCGGGATTGCTGCGGCGCGTCTGCGGTCGCTAG